One Vicia villosa cultivar HV-30 ecotype Madison, WI linkage group LG5, Vvil1.0, whole genome shotgun sequence genomic window, TTTACATTACAGAGAATCGCAGTCAAATACAACTGACGTAGTTTCAATCAcgctttttttttaatctaatcTGCGAATAAATTGCAACCatattttttttgtgaatttCAGTGGTTTGAAGTTCTTGATGGATTACTAGGTAAATATTGGAAAGCATTGGGGCTAATCTTCAATTGTACTTTTCTTCTCTTTGGATCTGTAATACAGCTTATAGCATGTGCAAGGTAAGATCTTTGATTCATTTTTAAGATGtacttttagtaataaaaaattggtttttatttgattattataTGACTAATTTTCTAATGTAGTGATTACAATTTGCAGTAACATATATTACATAAATGATAAACTAGACAAAAGAACATGGACATATATATTTGGAGCATGTTGTGCTACAACAGTTTTCATACCATCTTTCCATAATTACCGTATTTGGTCATTTCTTGGTCTTGGAATGACTACTTACACTGCTTGGTATCTTGCTATAGCTGCGATAGTTAATGGCCAGGTAAATGTTGATTTACCTTAACCTAGTTAAGGatgtttcaaatgaaaattttcatgttataatattttatttttgtaaatcaTGTTACAGATAGAAAATGTGGTACACTCTGGTCCAACAAAGCTGATATTGTACTTCACTGGAGCCACTAATATACTCTACACGTTTGGTGGACATGCTGTCACTGTGTAAGCATACTTCATAATTGAATAGCTTACAACAAATCCTTATTTAgtactattatttatttttcttatttagtactattatttatttttcttgattttttgggatttttacaCTAATGCCACAAagctgtaaaaaaaaaatatcaaattgccatttttttaaatgaaattaatCAGATGCCACATATTCCAAGCACGTGCTTGACCATCCATTGGCCGAGCGTGCACTAAATTTATTTGCCTTCATCTGCTCGTCCAATCATTTGTCGAGCGGATAATTTCAGTGTTTGCTCGATCAATTGATAGTCGAGCACGTGCATGTAATGTGACATCtgagtaattttatttttaaaaggtgGCAATTTGGTATTTTTTCCAGCTTTATGGCATTAGTGTAAAAAATCCTGATTTTGTTGTGTTTAAAGTAAATGATGATGACATAAACTTACGTTGCAGAGAAATTATGCACGCCATgtggaaacctcaaaaattcaAGTACATATATTTTTTGGCAACTTTGTACGTTTTTACATTAACGATTCCTTCTGCTGTTGCCGTTTATTGGGCTTTCGGTGATGAACTTCTAAACCACTCCAATGCTTTTGCTCTTCTCCCTCAAAGTGGATTTCGTGATGCGGCCGTTATCCTCATGCTTATTCATCAGGTAAAGTAATTAATCTTATAGTAAGTTTCGATACTCATCACTTTgtacaaaaaaatcataaaatcctATAACTATTACCCAAGAGCTTAAagtagtgcactgtcagtgtaaatttttttacacagtCAGTGGATCACGACccttgaaaataaatactttaaatgttatttaaataaaaagtcaaacatttataaaaattaacgGTTTGAatttcactgacagtgtaaaactgctttacactgtcggtgtatttccattaaatccaTTACCCAAACTAACTTCAACTTTTACTTCCCTAAAATGGATGCAGTTTATCACATTTGGATTTGCATGTACTCCATTGTACTTTGTATGGGAGAAGGCTATTGGAATGCATGACACAAATAGTATTTGTTTGAGGGCATTGGTAAGATTACCAGTTGTGATACCTATATGGTTTTTGGCTATAATATTTCCCTTCTTTGGTCCCATAAATTCAGCTGTTGGAGCCTTACTTGTTAGCTTCACTGTCTACATCATTCCTGCCTTAGCCCATATGCTTACTTATAGAACAGCCTCAGCAAGAAAGGTATGTCCTAACTTTGAAATTGATATCACAAATAAACTATTAcgcatttttaaataaattttcgtttattttaaaattcaaaaataaaattttgaaaacgtttgtaattttttaaaaatttaaaatgagatactattttttaatttatcaatttattttcattgaaaatacAAGTAACAGAGCGAGTATGGAAACTTAAATATCGGTAGAATATGGATACGCTTAAATATCGGCAGATATATAATACTCTATCCAAATCGTCATCATTGTCTACCTTAAGAAAAACAAAGCATCTTTCATAGGTTCCACCACCATCTCATGTTATGGTACTTGTACCCTAGTATTAAATAGTGTGTTCAAATTCAGAATAAGATATATCTTACACATGTGAATTTCCTCCACTTATTCTTATGCATTATTTTGTTGTATGATATCTTGCAAACATATGTCACTATATTCACATGACCTAAAGAAAATGGTATGGCAAAAATGTGCAAAAGCAtttaaagttttgattttgaaatattACAAGAATTATGGCTGGTGTGGTGGGTCATTTTCCTTTAGTTGATACAGTTGGATTATTGTACTATGTCTCATGCCAAGCTGGTTGAAGTGACTAATCTCTAATCCATTGTGGTGGAAATGTGAAAAGAAGTATAAGGGGTGTCAAATTTTAACTGTTAATAGAAATGAATCAAACTGTCATataaaattaagtaaaaatatttaaaaattatatgatattaCTTTTTCCTAAAAATTGCTTAttgtttaagaaaaaaaattgaacattTGATTTATTCCTATTAACGACTGAGATTTGATATAAAATTTTATACTTATATCTGGTGTCAACAAATCCTCACTCATTAAGTTATATCTCCTTATTTGCCATCTTTGTTGCTCCTTCTTCTTGAGATTTTTGCGAGAATTACAATAGTAGTAAAAAGGACTCCTAACTTGTCATATGTTTAGGTATATGTAGGGTCATGCCAAGGAAATGTAGGCCAAAAAACAATAATTGTTCTCAAAATAATAGAAATGTGATAATTAAAGAATGAAGATATTCACTTAAGAAATAgtgtactattttattttttttggtaacAAGAAATAGTGTACTATTTTTGCTAACAGCATAAAATAGAAGACTCATAATTGCAATAAAACCAAAATTATAAGTGTTTAAGCAATTTAAGTTTTtgagtaaaaaaattataaattgacATGATATTTGTTTGATAATTGAAAACATTCAAATGTTCCCCCAAACACACCCTAACTTAATTTATCTTCTCATTTTGCAGAATGCTGTTGAGAAGCCTCCTTTCTTCCTACGAAGTTGGACAGCTATATATGTCTTGAATGCATTCATAGTGGTATGGATTTTTGTGG contains:
- the LOC131601314 gene encoding auxin transporter-like protein 4, with the translated sequence MSSQNQAEEALVTNLNETEQEDGEQDKSMSNFKNFLWHGGSVWDAWFSCASNQVAQVLLTLPYSFSQLGMVSGIVFQIFYGLVGSWTAYLISVLYVEYRARKEKENVNFKNHVIQWFEVLDGLLGKYWKALGLIFNCTFLLFGSVIQLIACASNIYYINDKLDKRTWTYIFGACCATTVFIPSFHNYRIWSFLGLGMTTYTAWYLAIAAIVNGQIENVVHSGPTKLILYFTGATNILYTFGGHAVTVEIMHAMWKPQKFKYIYFLATLYVFTLTIPSAVAVYWAFGDELLNHSNAFALLPQSGFRDAAVILMLIHQFITFGFACTPLYFVWEKAIGMHDTNSICLRALVRLPVVIPIWFLAIIFPFFGPINSAVGALLVSFTVYIIPALAHMLTYRTASARKNAVEKPPFFLRSWTAIYVLNAFIVVWIFVVGFGFGGWASMINFIKQIDTFGLFAKCYQCPLPTPPQAPPPRVYLQSPNYTVNSI